A stretch of the Prochlorococcus marinus str. MIT 0918 genome encodes the following:
- a CDS encoding acyltransferase, which translates to MEPIYIDKSANVSDDAVIGEGTKVWINVQVRENSIIGSYCNIGKDSYIDTLVKIGDRCKIQNSVNLYSGVDIEDDVFIGPGATFCNDKVPRAFVKDWEVAPTKICKGVSIGANATILCGIKIGEYSMVGAGSTVTKDVPPYTLVLGSPAKPIASIDKYGNRIRNFD; encoded by the coding sequence ATGGAACCAATATATATTGACAAATCTGCAAATGTATCAGATGACGCTGTTATTGGAGAAGGAACAAAAGTTTGGATAAATGTTCAAGTTCGTGAAAATTCAATAATTGGCTCCTATTGCAATATAGGGAAAGATTCCTATATTGATACCCTAGTTAAGATCGGTGATCGTTGTAAAATACAAAATAGTGTCAATCTCTATAGTGGAGTAGATATTGAAGACGATGTTTTCATAGGGCCTGGTGCTACATTTTGTAATGATAAAGTTCCACGTGCTTTCGTAAAAGATTGGGAAGTTGCTCCAACAAAAATATGCAAAGGAGTGAGCATAGGAGCAAATGCAACGATATTATGTGGTATAAAAATCGGAGAATATTCAATGGTAGGTGCTGGAAGCACAGTAACTAAGGATGTACCTCCATATACTCTTGTCTTAGGCTCCCCTGCTAAACCCATAGCATCAATAGATAAATATGGAAACAGAATTAGAAATTTTGATTAA
- a CDS encoding N-acetyl sugar amidotransferase produces MNKLDLQDPDINNVQIKVCSRCIYDERVSNISFDANGICNYCHQVDKLKEEYGTGKSKGTLQLNKILDKIKLEGANKKYDCIVGVSGGTDSSYLLYLAKKWGLRPLAVHFDNTWNTAIATMNIHKLLNHLEIDLYTYVVDNKEMDDIIRSFILAGVAESEAPNDLGFAYLLRIAARKYSIKYILEGHSFTEEGITPLGRNYFDGKYIKSIHQKFGKRKMKTYPLMTFTRFLTSIIFDQVKFIRPLWYISYSKKDAQEHLNQLCGWEYYGGHHLENRSAAFFHTIYLPGKFNSDFRNNTISSQVRIGNCSREDGWSIYNTAPIVEPDLLTYVKKRLEISDIEFEHIMNKQPLSWKDYPTYKKRFERLKGLFYLLAKLNLVPKSFYIKYCS; encoded by the coding sequence ATGAATAAGCTAGACCTGCAAGATCCTGATATAAATAATGTACAGATTAAGGTATGTAGTCGATGTATTTATGATGAAAGAGTTTCAAATATCAGTTTTGATGCAAATGGAATATGTAATTATTGCCATCAAGTAGATAAATTAAAAGAAGAATATGGAACTGGAAAGAGTAAAGGAACTCTACAACTTAATAAAATTCTAGATAAAATAAAACTTGAAGGTGCAAACAAAAAATATGATTGTATTGTAGGAGTGAGTGGTGGAACAGATTCTTCATACCTTCTATATTTAGCTAAAAAATGGGGATTAAGACCATTAGCAGTCCATTTTGATAACACATGGAATACAGCTATCGCAACAATGAATATCCATAAATTATTAAATCACTTAGAAATAGATCTCTATACTTATGTAGTTGATAATAAAGAAATGGACGATATTATTCGATCTTTTATTCTTGCCGGAGTCGCTGAAAGTGAGGCCCCGAATGATCTTGGATTTGCTTATTTACTAAGAATTGCAGCAAGAAAATATTCAATTAAGTATATATTGGAAGGTCATTCATTTACTGAAGAAGGAATTACTCCTCTCGGAAGAAATTACTTTGATGGAAAATATATTAAAAGCATACATCAAAAATTTGGTAAAAGAAAAATGAAAACATACCCTCTAATGACGTTCACCAGATTCCTTACATCAATTATATTTGATCAGGTTAAATTTATTCGCCCTCTATGGTATATTTCATATTCTAAAAAAGATGCTCAGGAACACTTAAACCAATTATGTGGATGGGAATATTATGGGGGTCATCACCTAGAAAATAGATCAGCAGCGTTTTTTCATACGATATATTTGCCAGGAAAATTTAACTCTGATTTTAGAAATAATACAATATCTTCACAGGTAAGAATTGGAAATTGTTCCAGGGAAGATGGATGGAGTATATATAATACGGCCCCTATTGTAGAACCAGATTTACTTACTTATGTTAAAAAAAGATTAGAGATATCTGACATCGAGTTTGAACATATAATGAATAAACAGCCTTTATCTTGGAAAGATTATCCAACTTATAAAAAACGCTTTGAAAGATTAAAAGGGCTTTTTTACTTATTAGCTAAACTTAACCTTGTTCCCAAATCCTTTTATATAAAATATTGTAGCTAG
- a CDS encoding high light inducible protein produces MTISNQSFTTKSSLVVTEYGKQNIFPLEAPMELDENYTSYPEEAEKANGRWAMIGFIALLGSYISTSQIIPGIY; encoded by the coding sequence ATGACAATCTCAAATCAATCCTTCACTACTAAAAGTAGCTTAGTCGTTACAGAGTACGGCAAGCAAAATATTTTCCCCTTGGAAGCTCCAATGGAACTGGATGAGAATTACACTAGCTACCCAGAAGAAGCTGAAAAAGCTAATGGCCGCTGGGCAATGATTGGCTTCATAGCCTTATTAGGCTCCTATATTTCTACTAGCCAAATAATTCCAGGCATCTATTAA
- a CDS encoding class I SAM-dependent methyltransferase, whose amino-acid sequence MPDIKSLSADYFDSTSDEYTNDYYLSQQDHPKWARQKEIVFLITKYLQSQNTKILDIGCGPGLLEEDLSNLSYKGIGMDISQQMIKISQNRAKAKGFDESWEFMLGDCEDTKLQTQSFDCVIASGVIEYMPEDNKLLKEINRVLKVDGLFILNVTNAFGISTVLNRLSHYVKGIPGVMKLANFVKVSLLGSKTKAKRLTFIPRKHIPGNFLRTASRHGFDLVDDIYQGFTLLPAPFDQLLLKLIGKKSVSLEKLNDTRFRVFGASYLVCLRKKT is encoded by the coding sequence ATGCCAGATATTAAATCATTATCTGCTGATTACTTTGATTCCACCTCAGATGAATACACCAATGATTATTACCTAAGTCAGCAAGATCATCCTAAATGGGCTAGGCAAAAAGAAATTGTTTTTTTGATTACCAAATATCTTCAGAGTCAAAACACCAAAATACTTGATATAGGCTGTGGCCCCGGATTGCTTGAAGAAGATTTGTCTAACCTTTCTTATAAGGGTATTGGAATGGATATTTCACAGCAGATGATCAAAATCTCACAAAACCGTGCTAAGGCAAAAGGATTTGATGAATCATGGGAGTTTATGCTTGGTGATTGTGAAGATACAAAACTTCAAACCCAGTCATTTGATTGTGTAATCGCTTCAGGAGTTATTGAATATATGCCAGAAGATAATAAGTTGCTTAAAGAAATTAATCGGGTATTAAAGGTAGATGGATTGTTTATTCTCAACGTAACGAATGCATTTGGTATTTCAACTGTTCTTAATCGTCTAAGTCATTACGTTAAAGGAATCCCAGGTGTTATGAAATTAGCTAACTTTGTTAAGGTTAGCCTTTTAGGCTCTAAGACGAAAGCTAAACGATTGACATTTATACCTAGGAAGCATATCCCTGGTAATTTTTTGAGAACCGCTTCTAGACATGGCTTTGATCTGGTAGATGATATTTACCAAGGATTTACGCTTCTACCAGCTCCTTTTGACCAGCTACTTCTCAAGTTAATAGGTAAAAAATCCGTTAGTCTGGAAAAATTAAATGATACTCGTTTCAGGGTTTTTGGTGCTAGCTACTTGGTTTGCTTAAGAAAAAAGACCTAA
- a CDS encoding NAD(P)-dependent oxidoreductase, translating to MYPKDLKEKPTLGFIGLGAIGLPIAANLIRADFPLQVHTRSRKAEKSPELKGAKPCSTPKEVAQGCEVLLICVSDDKAVEEVLFGFHGAESNLTSGKTVIDLSTISPTKAKSFAAKLARKNVKYIDAPVTGGTEGAKKGTLTIFLGTNDDSLKEVSSILQPIGSSFYPFGTVGKGQEVKAINQILVAGSYAAVAEAISLGEALNLPMDIVVEALQKGAASSWALSNRSQSMLQDNYPLGFKLHLHHKDLCIALKTAEDSGLKLPITSNVKELEERLIKEGYKDLDVSVLKRSIKNQFRNPTDN from the coding sequence ATGTATCCAAAAGATCTAAAAGAAAAGCCAACCTTGGGTTTTATAGGGCTAGGCGCAATAGGACTCCCTATAGCAGCAAACTTGATTAGAGCAGACTTCCCCTTGCAAGTTCATACACGGAGTAGGAAGGCTGAAAAAAGCCCTGAATTGAAAGGGGCGAAACCCTGTTCAACCCCAAAAGAGGTCGCCCAAGGTTGTGAAGTCTTGCTAATTTGTGTAAGTGATGACAAAGCTGTAGAAGAAGTTCTATTTGGTTTTCACGGTGCGGAAAGCAACCTTACTTCAGGTAAAACCGTAATTGATTTATCAACAATTAGTCCTACTAAGGCAAAGTCGTTTGCGGCAAAATTAGCTAGAAAAAATGTTAAGTATATAGATGCACCAGTTACCGGAGGAACAGAAGGGGCCAAGAAAGGTACTCTTACAATTTTCCTAGGTACCAATGATGATTCTCTTAAAGAAGTCTCTTCTATTCTTCAACCGATAGGAAGTAGTTTTTATCCCTTCGGCACGGTTGGGAAAGGGCAAGAAGTCAAAGCAATTAACCAAATATTAGTTGCTGGAAGTTACGCAGCAGTTGCAGAAGCTATCTCTTTAGGAGAAGCACTCAACCTACCAATGGATATAGTTGTCGAAGCACTACAAAAAGGAGCAGCTAGTTCATGGGCACTTTCTAATCGCTCCCAATCAATGCTGCAAGACAACTATCCATTAGGTTTTAAATTACATCTACACCACAAAGATTTATGTATTGCATTAAAAACAGCTGAAGACTCTGGGTTAAAGCTACCAATAACATCCAATGTAAAAGAGTTAGAAGAAAGGTTAATAAAAGAAGGCTATAAAGACTTAGACGTATCTGTTTTAAAACGGTCAATCAAAAATCAGTTTAGGAACCCAACTGATAATTAG
- a CDS encoding high light inducible protein yields the protein MGQSNTPVLDIAFGRPAMIAFMLISGTYLVTGQIIPGTF from the coding sequence ATGGGTCAATCCAACACTCCAGTTCTAGACATTGCTTTTGGGAGACCGGCAATGATTGCTTTCATGCTCATTTCAGGAACATACCTCGTGACTGGTCAAATCATCCCTGGCACTTTCTAA
- a CDS encoding secondary thiamine-phosphate synthase enzyme YjbQ has product MFTNVIKVQSSSMFSCHPVTEKIQNFLDTSQQLEGVVCAFCQHSTVGMIVNEMEERLILDLGKWLEEMAPIAQGYKHDDLHLRENIPADEPKNAHSHLRALLLGNHVSVPFKDGKLQLGKYQDIIMVELDGPKERSIVISIQ; this is encoded by the coding sequence ATGTTTACTAATGTCATAAAGGTTCAATCTTCATCGATGTTTAGTTGTCACCCTGTTACTGAGAAGATTCAAAACTTCTTAGATACCTCTCAACAGCTCGAAGGTGTTGTTTGTGCATTTTGTCAGCATTCAACCGTTGGGATGATTGTTAATGAGATGGAAGAAAGGTTGATATTAGATCTTGGTAAATGGTTAGAAGAGATGGCACCTATAGCTCAAGGTTATAAACATGATGATTTACACCTTAGAGAGAATATTCCAGCAGATGAGCCTAAAAATGCTCACTCTCATCTAAGAGCTTTGTTGTTAGGTAATCATGTAAGTGTTCCTTTCAAAGATGGAAAGCTGCAGCTAGGGAAATACCAAGATATAATTATGGTTGAATTAGATGGACCTAAGGAAAGAAGCATTGTGATTAGTATTCAATAA
- a CDS encoding DUF2237 family protein — MESKNVLGTELQSCSCHPMTGWYRDGLCKTDETDMGMHTVCAVMTEQFLSYSKAQGNDLSTPQMGFPGLKSGDNWCLCAPRWKQAYEDGMAPLINLEATEESTLSIIDLNTLKEFDARNS; from the coding sequence ATGGAATCCAAAAATGTTTTAGGCACTGAACTCCAATCTTGTAGTTGTCACCCAATGACTGGTTGGTATAGAGATGGTTTATGCAAAACAGATGAAACTGATATGGGTATGCATACTGTTTGTGCAGTAATGACAGAGCAATTTCTTTCGTATAGCAAGGCTCAAGGGAATGATTTATCAACTCCTCAGATGGGATTCCCAGGATTAAAGTCAGGAGACAACTGGTGTCTTTGTGCTCCACGGTGGAAGCAAGCTTATGAGGATGGCATGGCTCCTTTGATCAACCTTGAGGCTACTGAAGAAAGTACTTTGTCAATAATTGATCTAAATACTTTAAAGGAGTTTGATGCTCGTAATAGTTGA
- a CDS encoding high light inducible protein translates to MTPKAEKFNGWAAMLGFVAAFGAYATTGQIIPGIF, encoded by the coding sequence ATGACTCCTAAAGCAGAAAAGTTTAATGGCTGGGCAGCAATGCTTGGTTTTGTTGCCGCGTTTGGTGCTTATGCCACTACAGGCCAAATTATCCCTGGGATTTTCTAA
- a CDS encoding ABC-F family ATP-binding cassette domain-containing protein — protein sequence MLEINNGEVRKYSGNYREFLKQKVEQEQSELSTKKKNQGILRKELLWLRQGPKARSTKQKARLQRIAEMQAKPKDQVKDPLEMNSLSRRIGKIAIEAEGVCLLNYDNNNSSTLLDDFTYSFSPEDRIGIIGPNGSGKSTLLDLIAGKRSPTSGKIKLGQTVHIGYLDQHTSDLNQGKGLKRKVIDFVEEAALRIDHGGKEITASQLLEKFLFPPSQQHSPLSKLSGGEKRRLTLCKLLIQAPNILLLDEPTNDLDIQTLSVLEDFLEDFKGCVVVVSHDRYFLDRTIDRIFNFENGKLERYEGNYTRFLELKAEKGLEIERQVRNHTDDKSNIKNDLSYKIKSKNISKRLNFKQLRELKRLNEELPQLEEKKKQLEKRISESDGNISEISYQLASLVETIKFSEDRWIELSDLSD from the coding sequence ATGTTAGAAATTAATAATGGAGAAGTTCGTAAATACTCAGGAAATTATCGAGAATTTCTTAAACAGAAAGTTGAACAAGAACAATCTGAATTGTCGACCAAGAAAAAAAATCAAGGCATTTTAAGAAAAGAATTACTTTGGCTAAGGCAAGGACCTAAAGCAAGAAGTACTAAACAGAAAGCAAGGCTTCAAAGAATTGCTGAAATGCAAGCCAAACCTAAAGATCAAGTCAAAGACCCATTAGAAATGAATTCACTTAGTAGAAGAATAGGGAAAATAGCAATTGAAGCTGAAGGTGTATGTCTCTTGAATTATGACAATAATAATAGCTCGACTCTTTTAGATGACTTTACCTATAGCTTCAGCCCAGAGGATCGAATAGGCATTATCGGTCCAAATGGAAGTGGTAAATCAACGCTTTTAGATCTGATTGCTGGTAAACGATCACCTACTAGTGGAAAGATCAAACTTGGACAAACAGTTCACATTGGTTACCTTGATCAACATACAAGTGATTTAAATCAAGGTAAAGGTTTAAAGCGTAAAGTTATTGACTTTGTAGAGGAAGCTGCGCTTAGAATCGATCACGGCGGTAAAGAAATAACAGCATCACAACTTTTAGAAAAATTTCTTTTCCCACCAAGTCAACAACATAGCCCTTTATCAAAACTTTCAGGAGGAGAAAAAAGGAGACTAACTCTATGCAAATTACTTATACAAGCACCTAATATATTGCTACTTGATGAGCCTACAAATGATTTAGACATACAAACACTTAGTGTGTTAGAAGATTTTCTAGAAGATTTTAAAGGGTGTGTTGTAGTTGTTTCTCACGATCGATATTTTCTTGATCGAACTATTGATCGAATATTTAACTTTGAAAACGGAAAATTGGAAAGATATGAAGGCAATTATACTCGCTTTTTGGAACTAAAAGCTGAAAAGGGGCTTGAAATAGAAAGACAGGTGCGAAATCACACAGATGATAAATCAAACATAAAGAATGATCTAAGTTATAAAATAAAATCTAAAAATATTTCAAAGCGACTTAACTTTAAACAGTTAAGGGAATTAAAAAGATTAAATGAAGAATTACCTCAGTTAGAAGAAAAGAAAAAGCAATTAGAAAAAAGAATATCTGAAAGTGATGGTAATATTTCAGAAATTAGTTATCAACTAGCATCACTTGTTGAAACTATTAAATTTTCTGAGGATAGGTGGATTGAATTAAGTGACTTGTCTGATTGA
- a CDS encoding polysaccharide deacetylase family protein, giving the protein MAQLKLRKYFSMICNKIGLAPRLLSDYSKRLVAIDYHYFTNKDVEYDGLEVNYKNLINQLEIINRNCKLRSPIDSLNDLFNGKLQSNKQNLIVTIDDADISILNALPIFEEYNIPLILFAPVGLCLPQNDSDGLRSRCLHMYKYVNKTDINLHYPNLISSKEYFDYIVNSNFRDLDRFYSLIKSIRSEKTIILERKLMSLEQLKKIIDNNNFIVASHTMSHSVLSELPAEWMEWEISRASSIIQQLGGDTRFFAYPYGYKSSYNKDVKDVLKKYGVKYAFTTTSSLSKKESDPLSIGRASMLDFNEKSFVLGTVSGAFRLWDKLLMR; this is encoded by the coding sequence ATGGCTCAATTAAAACTTAGGAAATATTTTTCTATGATCTGCAATAAGATTGGTCTTGCGCCAAGATTATTATCAGATTACTCTAAGAGGTTGGTGGCTATAGATTATCATTATTTCACAAATAAAGATGTAGAATATGATGGTTTAGAAGTCAATTATAAGAATTTAATAAACCAATTGGAAATAATAAATAGAAACTGTAAGTTACGCTCACCTATTGATAGTTTAAATGATTTGTTCAATGGGAAACTTCAATCAAACAAGCAAAATCTAATAGTTACTATTGATGATGCTGATATTTCTATATTAAATGCCTTGCCTATTTTTGAGGAATATAATATACCATTAATATTATTTGCTCCTGTAGGGTTATGTCTTCCACAAAATGACTCTGATGGTTTAAGAAGTAGGTGTTTACATATGTATAAATATGTAAACAAGACCGATATCAATTTGCATTACCCAAATTTAATTAGCTCTAAGGAATACTTTGATTATATAGTTAACTCTAACTTTAGAGATTTAGATAGATTTTATAGCTTAATAAAAAGCATCAGAAGTGAAAAAACTATTATTTTAGAAAGAAAGCTTATGTCATTAGAGCAACTTAAAAAAATTATAGACAATAATAATTTTATTGTAGCTTCACATACTATGAGCCATAGTGTCTTATCAGAATTACCAGCAGAGTGGATGGAGTGGGAGATTTCTAGAGCATCAAGTATTATTCAACAGTTAGGAGGAGATACCCGCTTTTTTGCATATCCTTATGGATACAAAAGCTCATATAATAAAGATGTAAAAGATGTATTAAAAAAGTATGGAGTGAAATATGCATTTACGACTACTTCTTCTTTGAGTAAAAAAGAATCAGATCCTTTATCTATAGGCAGAGCATCTATGCTTGACTTTAATGAAAAGTCTTTTGTATTAGGAACAGTTTCTGGAGCATTTAGACTTTGGGATAAATTATTAATGAGATAA
- a CDS encoding high light inducible protein, with protein MKNSTLSTRIETSKVLAEKINGRAALIGVIALLGAYSSTGQIIPGYL; from the coding sequence ATGAAAAATTCCACACTTTCAACCAGAATCGAAACTAGCAAGGTTTTGGCAGAAAAAATCAATGGCAGAGCTGCACTCATTGGCGTAATTGCTCTTTTAGGCGCTTATTCATCAACAGGTCAAATCATTCCTGGTTATCTCTAA
- the hisH gene encoding imidazole glycerol phosphate synthase subunit HisH, translating into MISIVNYEIGNMGSMLNMLRYIGVEANVESDPEKLSMARKLILPGVGSYDIAMTKINQIAGMKEVLNRKAQKEQVPILGICLGMQLMTNVSEEGKLNGLGWIPGRVKRFPSYKDIKVPHMGWNSVDVNIRNKMSASINNQSRFYFVHSYYVDLIDKSYSLFTTHHGITFESGICLNNIYGVQFHPEKSHKYGMQILKSFSEI; encoded by the coding sequence GTGATTAGTATTGTTAACTATGAGATTGGGAATATGGGATCTATGTTAAATATGTTGAGATATATTGGTGTGGAAGCGAATGTAGAAAGTGATCCAGAAAAGCTTAGCATGGCTAGGAAGTTAATACTCCCTGGAGTGGGTAGTTATGATATTGCCATGACAAAGATTAATCAGATTGCTGGCATGAAGGAGGTTCTAAATAGAAAAGCACAAAAAGAACAAGTTCCTATATTAGGGATTTGCTTAGGTATGCAACTTATGACAAATGTTAGTGAAGAAGGAAAACTCAACGGTTTAGGATGGATTCCAGGTAGGGTAAAACGTTTCCCAAGTTATAAAGACATTAAAGTACCTCATATGGGCTGGAATTCTGTAGATGTAAATATAAGAAATAAGATGAGTGCTTCGATTAACAATCAATCACGCTTTTATTTTGTACATTCTTACTATGTAGACTTGATAGATAAGAGTTATTCTTTATTTACTACACATCATGGAATTACATTTGAATCAGGTATTTGTTTAAACAATATCTATGGGGTTCAATTTCACCCTGAAAAGAGTCATAAGTACGGTATGCAAATACTCAAAAGCTTTTCAGAAATATAA
- a CDS encoding oligosaccharide flippase family protein: MTNRSNIEKSSSFEFLLVESSAIFTVAKIFSLGFTFLAFSLLARRVPPEIFGEIDFLLSGVVFLVNLSIFGQDQALGRLINDPISSEEKNNIAFHGFLIQIIYALLIITFISILIENIDYLNGIIYSSNSRLIIYVMLAQVPFQVLTFASLGLLQWSIHRRSYILISILSSVIPAVILISSIILGDTNLLSVLICFLLSRLIVSIIAIYISFKRNLIIWPKDLDLSLYKRLIIFSLPLGLVVGLETFSPLLERFLVRFYLNEFDLGQFALAARICSFITLFGAAFATAYGPYSLRFYNYPSAKKSFKLIFKVVVLFSCFAVILLSVYSQDIVWFFAGNNFLPSTKLLLPLSVAACIDICDNVTGIGLFIKKNNIYFLFSYLLFIFVFTSAFIILKPYYGLISIGWSIVLAQLLKAATNTIFSNRFYSVNWQFQSIMLPIIFTLLVSIFISINSLSGYYSLKLIIFMVSISIVSYLFKITLSSYEKLSFFRIFSRK, translated from the coding sequence TTGACTAATAGATCAAATATCGAAAAAAGTTCAAGCTTTGAATTTTTATTAGTTGAAAGCTCAGCCATTTTTACTGTGGCTAAAATATTTAGCCTTGGTTTTACCTTCTTAGCCTTTAGTCTCTTGGCAAGAAGAGTACCTCCTGAAATATTTGGAGAAATAGATTTCTTATTAAGCGGAGTAGTATTTCTAGTAAATTTATCAATATTTGGACAAGATCAGGCACTTGGTAGGCTAATTAATGACCCAATAAGTTCTGAAGAAAAAAATAACATTGCTTTTCACGGTTTTTTAATACAAATAATTTATGCTTTACTAATAATTACTTTTATTTCTATATTAATAGAAAATATTGACTATTTAAATGGCATTATCTATTCCTCTAATTCAAGGCTAATAATATATGTAATGCTTGCCCAAGTTCCATTCCAAGTTCTTACGTTTGCTTCACTAGGTCTCTTGCAATGGTCTATACATCGTCGATCCTATATATTGATATCTATACTTTCATCAGTGATACCAGCTGTTATTTTAATTTCCAGCATTATACTTGGTGATACTAATCTCTTAAGTGTTTTAATTTGCTTTCTTTTATCACGATTAATAGTTTCCATAATAGCAATTTATATTTCATTTAAAAGGAATTTAATCATCTGGCCTAAGGATTTAGATTTAAGTCTATATAAAAGACTTATTATATTTTCATTACCCCTTGGCCTTGTAGTTGGATTAGAAACATTTTCTCCATTGTTAGAAAGGTTTTTAGTAAGATTTTATTTAAATGAATTTGATCTTGGTCAGTTTGCTTTGGCAGCAAGAATCTGTTCCTTTATAACTCTTTTTGGAGCAGCGTTTGCAACAGCATATGGCCCATATAGCCTTCGCTTCTATAATTATCCAAGTGCAAAAAAAAGTTTTAAATTAATTTTTAAAGTCGTTGTTCTATTTTCTTGCTTTGCGGTTATTTTATTGTCAGTTTATTCACAAGATATCGTATGGTTTTTTGCAGGGAATAATTTCCTACCATCTACCAAACTTTTACTTCCTTTATCTGTAGCAGCTTGTATTGACATTTGTGACAATGTTACTGGAATTGGCTTGTTTATAAAGAAAAATAATATCTACTTTCTTTTTTCATACTTATTATTTATCTTTGTATTCACTAGTGCATTCATAATTTTAAAACCTTATTATGGTCTAATCTCAATAGGCTGGTCAATTGTATTAGCCCAACTATTGAAGGCAGCAACTAATACTATTTTTTCTAATAGATTTTATAGCGTTAATTGGCAATTCCAGTCAATTATGCTTCCAATAATTTTTACACTATTAGTTTCAATTTTTATATCCATCAATAGTTTATCTGGTTATTATAGCCTTAAGTTAATTATTTTCATGGTGAGTATTTCTATAGTCAGTTATTTGTTTAAAATTACACTTAGTTCTTATGAAAAACTTAGTTTTTTTAGGATATTTTCTAGAAAATAA
- a CDS encoding AglZ/HisF2 family acetamidino modification protein translates to MLRTRIIPVLLLKGESLVKTIKFKNFTYVGDPCNSLRIFNELEVDELMVLDISASKEKKSPNFSLIKDMCSECFMPLSYGGGIRTIEHAKKLFDLGIEKIVLNTYAIENHLFISQLSSYFGSQAIIVSIDIRKRRFAKKDVFSNTFKSYLNLDPIDWAKQAEELGAGELLLTSVDNEGTWQGMDFDLIKNISQNISIPLIAHGGAGNLDHIKKAIHEGGASAVGLGSMVTFQKKGMGVLIHMPKLENFN, encoded by the coding sequence ATGTTGCGTACTCGAATTATTCCTGTTCTTTTATTAAAGGGAGAGAGTTTAGTCAAGACAATTAAATTTAAGAACTTTACTTATGTAGGTGACCCGTGCAATTCATTAAGAATATTCAATGAGCTCGAGGTAGATGAATTAATGGTATTAGACATATCTGCAAGCAAAGAAAAGAAATCACCAAACTTTAGTTTGATTAAAGATATGTGTTCAGAATGCTTCATGCCACTTAGTTATGGTGGTGGCATACGAACTATTGAACATGCAAAAAAACTTTTTGATTTAGGAATTGAGAAGATAGTTTTAAATACATATGCCATTGAAAATCATCTTTTTATTTCTCAACTATCTTCATATTTTGGTAGCCAGGCGATTATTGTTTCGATTGACATACGCAAAAGAAGATTTGCAAAAAAAGATGTATTTTCAAATACATTTAAATCTTATTTAAATTTAGACCCTATTGATTGGGCTAAGCAAGCAGAAGAACTTGGTGCTGGTGAATTATTGCTAACTTCTGTAGATAATGAAGGAACATGGCAAGGGATGGACTTTGATTTAATAAAAAATATTTCCCAGAACATTTCTATTCCATTAATTGCTCATGGAGGAGCAGGTAATTTAGATCATATAAAAAAAGCTATCCATGAGGGAGGTGCATCTGCTGTAGGTCTTGGTAGTATGGTTACATTTCAAAAAAAAGGAATGGGAGTACTTATTCATATGCCTAAACTAGAAAATTTCAATTAA